The Caenorhabditis elegans chromosome I genome includes the window TCATCAGCCAATGGAATCCCGTCTGCGGTGTGACTGGATAATATATTAACGCTGTCAGAGGCCTCCAGAACTGAAATGTTTAACAATTAGTCTTATATAATTTCTggacaaaataataaaagtgtACCTGGAACTTGTTGACTACGAGATCCCATTGTAGAAACATCCATTGTACATTGATGAATCCGAATCTACCGAGAAGCGGTATAATTGTGGATGCGAGGAACCAATATCGTGTCACAATAGGGATCCCGAGaaggaaattttctaaatccatctgaaaatgtattgatTTGCagtgaaatattgaaaaggaCAGATGAAAAGAACCGTAGAGAATAAAAGCTGACGTAGGATAAGGAAATACATACGCGTGTaccaaattatcgatttttctttaacatgttgaaatttatgtttttcgcgcaccaaaattttttaaattattatcagGTTAATATTTCTGTTCGATTTTAAGGTATCTATAcaataattgaattatttcaaatgagaaaaatacttttttttttactttaagcaaaaacaatggaaatcacaattttctcctttaaaacgttttattttCCTCCGATAAAAAaccattctcaaaaattcttaTCAATAATACTTAAAACGAagtattttttgtcatttatgATAGTGTAATTTTCAAGACTTGCTTGACGCAGTGAAAACGCTTTGAAACCGAGGTTTTTATTGCTCAATTCCATGAAATTATGTTTaatatgttgaaaataaatattttagtgaaaaatatactaaaaataaaagataaaaatgaaaaataagaagaaaaagagaagcaTAGCAACGCTTTTCCACGCCGTCAATGCACTCTGGCGGGCAaatcgcttcgagacccatTGACCGTACCCCTCTTCTCTCGTTTAAGTGAACGTGTCTTAGTCGGTCACACCACACACATAATTGATCGATTTGACGCTGAATTGAGATGGAATAAACAAGTTTTGCCACCTGTTCCATTTCCTTCAGATTTATTTGCAATATCTCAATGCTTTTTCTCcgccaaaattattgatttttcctttaaaaccATTTAAAATGCACAAATGCCGCCCGTCTCGTgacttttctctatttttaagTCGTTTTATGGCTTCTTATCacattttccttattttcagaagaatgaCGGAAGATATCAACGTTGTGCCAGAACAAGTGTCACCATCTGATGATGTGGAATTGACGATCCGACAGGCGTACCAGGCAGAAagcgatctgaaattttcgtgtCCGACAAGTTGGACAATCAAAGAAGTCAAGGAGCATGTAAAGAATTGCCTGAATAATCATCCGGTGAGattataaattctgaaaatccataaaaaatattttgaattgttttaggAAGTTGTCACACAACGGCTGATTTTTTCTGGAGCTTCTCTGAACAACGAACAGGTTTTGGCAGACGTTTTAAGAGAAAGGTGAGTATTTCTTGACTGTTAATAAAATTCTgttataaaaataaagaaaatttcaacaaagatggaaaattttgcaattaattataaactgaaattattttagaaatcatGTCGCCGGTGAACAAATCTTCTTTCATTTGATGATCGCACAACCATATCAACAAACAACTCCAACTGCGGATGTTCGTAGAAGAAATGTAAATAATACTGCATCAAAtcaaaagtgagttttaacGTTTAATagatattttaataattatttgaaaattatgtttttttgccgagaaaataatatttttaatttaaaaaaccaagttaattttcagttcgGCATCGGGATCGGCTCTCAATGAATATGCTCAGAACATGGTTGCCTGGCAACAGTACTGGAATGCCTACAATCAACTGTCTCCGGAAGCTCAAGTTTCCGAGCATCAGCGATTAATGGCTCACTACTACACATACGCATCGACAACTCCCGCTGCACCAATTTATCAAGTTCCCGCCAACCAACAGCTTCAACAAAATGCAGTGGCGTGGAGAATTCGAGTTCAAGGGGTGGCCGCTCCCGCTCGAGCCAACGGAAATCAAGGAGCTGCAGCGCCAAGACAGGGAAGAGTTGACATTTTGGAAGTGGgatatcgaattttcaaagtggTTTTGCTATTTTCTGCAATTCTTCTCTACTCGTCATTCGAAAGATTCGCTTTAGTTTTATGCTCGGCactattcatttatttcattCAACTGCGACGAAATCACGCTCGCAATAGAGTTCAAGCTCAGGCTGCTGCCGCCGCTGCTCAGCAAGCAAATAATCAAGAACCACATGTTAATAACAACAATAATGGAGAGAACGACGGAGATAATACGGTTGgtctagaaaaaatattttattcattatCATGTACCATTCCAGGCTCCAACCACGGAAGGAGAGACACCAGCAACTTCCGATGCTCCAGTGGAACCACCAGCTCCACAACCAACTGGTATGCAAGTGTTCATTGCCACTTTATACTCATTTGTCACCTCCTTCTTTGCATCACTTGTTCCTGATCATCCGATGCCGATGGATCTGAATTAAATCAACTTCATCATCATTCCACATGTATTCATTCTaactttattttcttatttgaaGCCCCTTGAACTTTATCAGTCATTTGGTTATATTCTCTCACCGTCATCCCTCTTCCACTTCTCCCGATGTATACTGTACAACTGAAGGGTcctttttcttggaaaatctGACTTCCTTTACACTAGTTTCACACCGTCTAGACACTCTTTTTTGTGTATATGTATCTTAATATCGAAGTTTCTTCTACTGCGGGTCTCCCCACTCTTCCCcttttctctttattttcgaataaacTTTATTACGATTTGTTCAGAACCGTCATCTCCCTCGACGTCGATTATGCACGTTGGAAAGGACTGGTCTCCTCTATCCCTTCCATTTTTTGACCACTGTCCATTTCTGACCATCACTTGTCTagtttttcctctttttcctcAAATCGTCGTCATACTGTTCGGGTGTCGTTTCGTACACACTGGTTCGATGCTTTTGTTGGAAATAGTATTGATTCATTAGCCTTTCGGATATACAGCATAAAGGTCAACTAAAATATCTTGTAGCGAAAacaacagtatttttttttaaataactactGCAGCACtgatgtcgatttacgggctggATTTTCGAGTTTGACAGCGATATTAAATGTTCCTCTAATGTTTTTGtcatttctatgttttttatatacatcatcaaaaaatggcaaaaaccGCAAAATCGGACCAGCGTTATTTACAGTAATCATTTaatgaattactgtagttttcgctacgagatatttttcG containing:
- the tag-353 gene encoding Ubiquitin-like domain-containing protein (Confirmed by transcript evidence), which produces MTEDINVVPEQVSPSDDVELTIRQAYQAESDLKFSCPTSWTIKEVKEHVKNCLNNHPEVVTQRLIFSGASLNNEQVLADVLRERNHVAGEQIFFHLMIAQPYQQTTPTADVRRRNVNNTASNQNSASGSALNEYAQNMVAWQQYWNAYNQLSPEAQVSEHQRLMAHYYTYASTTPAAPIYQVPANQQLQQNAVAWRIRVQGVAAPARANGNQGAAAPRQGRVDILEVGYRIFKVVLLFSAILLYSSFERFALVLCSALFIYFIQLRRNHARNRVQAQAAAAAAQQANNQEPHVNNNNNGENDGDNTAPTTEGETPATSDAPVEPPAPQPTGMQVFIATLYSFVTSFFASLVPDHPMPMDLN